In the genome of Altererythrobacter sp. TH136, one region contains:
- a CDS encoding TIGR03087 family PEP-CTERM/XrtA system glycosyltransferase, producing the protein MGETLFIAHRMPFPPDRGDKIRSHHLLKAVAELGPVHVATLGESAADFAAEPLLAEVCASYCLQRRPKLIPAGLRALASGKPVSLTAFASDPLRQWIEDTLEQRAIDTIFVFSGQMGQYVPRSFEGRLVVDLCDVDSAKFEAYAHQRTGPRAWIDEREGRLLAVEERQLANRADTVLLISDAEAALFRSRTGHVNADVVALGNGIDTDLFDHQATKPEAALMQDRGPHLLFTGQMDYLPNVDAVRRAAMQLMPAIRATYPSATFHIVGRAPSAKVRSLDGLNGTRVWGEVHDVRPFLAACSLVLAPLAIARGVQNKVLEAMAMARPVVLSPEAATGINATDGEHMAVGSDDAALIERVIGLLANTISAQAMGAAARKFVVQEKSWPTALAPLAGIMGRAAQRDRHAA; encoded by the coding sequence ATGGGCGAGACACTGTTCATCGCTCATCGCATGCCCTTTCCGCCCGATCGGGGTGACAAGATCCGCTCGCATCACTTGCTCAAGGCAGTCGCCGAACTGGGGCCGGTGCATGTGGCGACCCTTGGCGAGAGTGCAGCCGATTTCGCCGCCGAACCGCTATTGGCTGAAGTATGCGCCAGCTATTGTCTGCAGCGGCGACCCAAGCTGATCCCGGCGGGTTTGCGCGCACTAGCGTCCGGCAAGCCCGTCAGCCTGACCGCTTTTGCCAGCGACCCTCTCCGGCAATGGATCGAGGATACGCTAGAGCAGAGAGCGATCGACACGATCTTCGTTTTTTCCGGGCAAATGGGACAATACGTGCCGCGCTCTTTCGAGGGCCGGCTGGTGGTCGACCTATGCGACGTAGATTCCGCCAAGTTCGAGGCCTACGCGCACCAGCGCACCGGCCCGCGCGCGTGGATCGACGAGCGGGAAGGGCGGTTGCTGGCAGTCGAGGAGCGCCAGCTCGCAAACCGCGCCGATACCGTTCTGCTGATCTCCGATGCAGAGGCCGCACTGTTCCGCAGCCGCACCGGCCACGTCAATGCTGACGTGGTTGCTCTTGGCAACGGTATCGACACTGACCTGTTCGATCACCAGGCAACGAAGCCTGAAGCGGCTCTGATGCAAGACCGCGGTCCGCACCTGCTGTTTACCGGGCAGATGGATTACCTGCCCAACGTCGATGCAGTCCGGCGGGCGGCCATGCAGCTGATGCCGGCGATCCGCGCGACGTACCCGTCCGCCACATTTCACATCGTGGGTCGCGCACCCTCAGCAAAAGTGCGTTCCCTTGACGGGCTGAACGGCACCCGGGTGTGGGGCGAGGTGCATGACGTGCGCCCATTCCTGGCGGCATGCAGCCTCGTACTTGCTCCGCTTGCCATTGCTCGCGGCGTGCAGAACAAGGTGCTGGAGGCGATGGCGATGGCGCGCCCGGTCGTCCTGTCTCCCGAAGCCGCGACAGGCATCAACGCGACCGATGGCGAGCACATGGCGGTAGGCAGCGACGATGCGGCGCTCATCGAACGCGTGATCGGCCTCTTAGCCAACACGATTTCGGCGCAGGCCATGGGTGCTGCGGCGCGCAAATTCGTAGTGCAGGAGAAGAGCTGGCCCACCGCTCTGGCGCCACTCGCCGGCATCATGGGCCGGGCTGCGCAGCGCGATCGCCATGCCGCCTGA
- a CDS encoding FemAB family XrtA/PEP-CTERM system-associated protein, which yields MGPDGRAGSPRGGNRRQPCGMNAPFTPMLETVTLADLTDPGELARIERFVVEREGTPFHRPAWLRAVERGTGQRALGLIAERGGNLTGWLPVTEVRSPLFPAALVSSGFAVGGGAIADSESSVQRLTKAAIELAQRLSCASVELRCADIEEGWRQVTGKHANFAAPLAESDDAQLLAIPRKQRAEVRKGLQQPFAVKVGTSDEDRRMHYAVYCQSVRNLGTPVFPRALFDAVLDGFGSAADILTILLENKPVAAVLTVYHRGVAYPYWGGGTRAARASRANERLYFELMGHARRRGCGTFDFGRSKIGSGAFAYKKNWGFTPEPLTYAVWQKPGEAARDIDPNSDVYSGKIALWKRLPLPVANRLGPIIARGLA from the coding sequence ATGGGGCCGGATGGACGTGCTGGCTCACCGCGAGGCGGCAATCGCCGGCAGCCTTGCGGCATGAACGCGCCCTTCACTCCGATGCTGGAGACCGTCACTCTCGCCGACCTGACCGATCCGGGCGAACTCGCGCGGATCGAACGTTTCGTCGTCGAAAGGGAGGGGACCCCGTTCCATCGGCCAGCTTGGCTTCGCGCCGTCGAACGGGGGACCGGGCAGCGAGCACTCGGACTGATTGCAGAGAGGGGCGGCAACTTGACCGGTTGGCTACCGGTCACTGAAGTGCGATCGCCACTATTTCCAGCCGCACTGGTTTCGAGTGGGTTTGCGGTGGGCGGCGGCGCAATCGCCGACAGCGAATCATCAGTTCAGCGACTCACCAAAGCCGCGATCGAGCTTGCCCAACGGCTGTCCTGCGCCTCGGTCGAGCTGCGCTGCGCCGATATCGAGGAAGGATGGCGGCAGGTCACCGGCAAGCATGCGAACTTCGCGGCTCCTCTGGCGGAAAGCGACGATGCGCAGCTGCTGGCCATCCCGCGCAAACAGCGCGCCGAGGTGCGCAAAGGTCTGCAGCAGCCTTTCGCCGTCAAGGTCGGAACGAGCGATGAAGACCGGCGGATGCACTATGCCGTCTATTGCCAAAGCGTGCGCAACCTAGGCACCCCTGTATTCCCGCGTGCGCTCTTTGATGCGGTTCTGGATGGTTTCGGCTCCGCTGCCGATATCCTTACGATCTTGCTCGAAAATAAGCCGGTTGCGGCCGTTCTGACGGTTTATCACCGGGGGGTGGCGTATCCATACTGGGGTGGAGGTACCCGCGCCGCCCGCGCGTCGCGCGCGAACGAACGGCTGTATTTCGAATTGATGGGTCATGCCCGTCGGCGCGGATGCGGCACATTCGATTTCGGGCGGTCGAAGATTGGTAGCGGCGCCTTTGCCTATAAGAAGAACTGGGGCTTCACGCCTGAACCGCTGACCTATGCAGTCTGGCAAAAGCCCGGTGAAGCAGCGCGCGACATCGATCCAAACAGCGATGTGTATTCGGGCAAGATCGCGCTGTGGAAGCGTCTGCCGCTCCCGGTCGCCAACCGCTTGGGACCGATCATCGCCCGCGGGCTTGCGTGA
- a CDS encoding XrtA system polysaccharide deacetylase yields MTIPHSRIVNGLSVDVEDWFQVGAFEDVIARDTWDSLPLRVSDNVLRVLDMFAAAEVKATFFTLGWVAQRHGALIRRIAEEGHEVASHGWDHARVFTLDRKSFGADLKRARQALEDSSGAAVTGYRAPSFSIDQRTPWAYAELAEQGYAYSSSVAPVTHDHYGWREAPRFAFNPLPWHPLVEIPVTTAILGGRRVAAGGGGFFRVLPYAFSRWAIRQVNRQDRRPAVFYFHPWEIDPKQPRVPNASVRSRLRHYTNLDKMAGKLAELVREFEWGRMDVLAHREAAIAGSLAA; encoded by the coding sequence ATGACCATCCCCCATTCCAGGATCGTCAACGGACTCTCGGTCGATGTCGAGGACTGGTTCCAGGTGGGCGCCTTTGAAGACGTGATCGCGCGGGACACCTGGGACAGCTTGCCGCTGCGCGTGAGCGACAACGTGCTGCGCGTCCTCGACATGTTCGCGGCGGCCGAGGTCAAGGCGACTTTCTTCACGCTCGGTTGGGTGGCGCAGCGCCATGGAGCGCTGATCCGCCGCATCGCCGAGGAAGGGCACGAGGTTGCCAGTCACGGCTGGGATCATGCGCGCGTGTTCACGCTGGATCGCAAGAGCTTCGGCGCCGATCTGAAGCGCGCGCGCCAGGCACTGGAAGATTCTTCGGGGGCGGCCGTTACCGGTTACCGGGCGCCCAGCTTCTCGATCGATCAGCGCACCCCATGGGCTTATGCCGAACTCGCCGAGCAGGGGTACGCCTACAGTTCGTCAGTCGCGCCGGTGACGCACGATCACTATGGTTGGCGGGAGGCACCTCGGTTCGCCTTCAATCCGCTGCCTTGGCACCCGCTGGTGGAGATTCCCGTGACCACCGCGATTCTTGGTGGTCGGCGCGTGGCGGCCGGCGGAGGGGGCTTTTTCCGGGTGCTGCCCTACGCCTTCAGCCGCTGGGCGATCCGGCAAGTCAATCGTCAGGACCGGCGGCCGGCGGTGTTCTACTTCCACCCCTGGGAGATCGATCCGAAGCAGCCTCGCGTGCCGAATGCCTCGGTCCGTTCCCGGTTGCGGCACTATACGAATCTCGACAAGATGGCGGGCAAGCTGGCCGAGCTGGTGCGCGAGTTCGAATGGGGCCGGATGGACGTGCTGGCTCACCGCGAGGCGGCAATCGCCGGCAGCCTTGCGGCATGA
- a CDS encoding XrtA/PEP-CTERM system-associated ATPase translates to MFDDFYALSGRPFQLTPDPQFFFESATHRKALSYLGYGLSQGEGFIVITGEVGAGKSTLVAHLMRKVDPAQLTVGQIVTSNLDGEELVHVAAQSFGLDIDGHDKASALAAIEGFLHDEARGGRRCLLVVDESQNLRVEALEELRMLSNFQLGSHPLLQTLLLGQPEFKRMLADHPALEQLRQRVIAAHHLEAMGASEIEPYVSHRLQCVGWKGHPAFDQRVFAELFEATGGIPRKVNQLMSRLMLLGAVEQRTRIDAAMLAAVRKEMAGDNVIPAAVPQAGTRTAVPAEEQRHVSTSAEGAAPAAGMEDLLAERDAQIMELRRAIDELANERPANDDLANSEWSARFERMEQRIADQEDAVRHVLTMLIEWFEDASPRAAA, encoded by the coding sequence ATGTTCGACGACTTTTACGCTCTGAGCGGGCGGCCCTTTCAGCTTACCCCTGACCCGCAGTTCTTTTTCGAGAGCGCCACTCACCGCAAAGCGCTGAGCTACCTCGGCTATGGCCTATCCCAGGGGGAAGGCTTCATCGTCATCACCGGTGAAGTGGGCGCAGGCAAATCGACGCTAGTCGCGCACCTGATGCGCAAGGTCGATCCGGCCCAGCTGACTGTCGGACAGATCGTCACCAGCAACCTGGATGGTGAAGAGCTGGTCCATGTGGCCGCGCAAAGTTTTGGCCTCGACATAGATGGCCATGACAAGGCCTCTGCGCTTGCCGCGATCGAAGGCTTCCTGCACGACGAAGCGCGCGGGGGCCGCCGCTGTTTGCTGGTTGTCGACGAATCCCAAAACCTCAGGGTCGAGGCGCTGGAAGAGTTGCGCATGCTGTCAAACTTCCAGCTCGGCTCACATCCGCTGCTCCAGACCCTGCTGCTGGGCCAGCCCGAATTCAAACGGATGCTGGCTGACCATCCGGCGCTCGAACAATTACGCCAGCGCGTCATTGCCGCTCACCACCTCGAGGCAATGGGCGCCAGCGAAATCGAACCGTATGTCAGCCACCGCCTGCAGTGCGTTGGCTGGAAAGGCCACCCGGCGTTCGACCAGCGGGTTTTCGCGGAGCTTTTCGAGGCGACCGGCGGCATCCCTCGCAAGGTCAATCAGCTCATGAGTCGGCTCATGTTGCTGGGCGCGGTGGAACAGCGCACCCGGATCGACGCGGCCATGCTCGCTGCGGTCCGCAAGGAGATGGCCGGCGACAACGTCATACCGGCCGCCGTACCGCAGGCCGGCACCAGAACTGCCGTGCCCGCCGAAGAGCAGCGGCACGTTTCCACTAGTGCCGAAGGAGCAGCCCCCGCTGCTGGGATGGAGGATCTGCTCGCAGAACGTGATGCGCAGATCATGGAACTGCGCCGCGCGATTGACGAGTTGGCGAACGAGCGCCCAGCCAACGATGACTTGGCGAACAGCGAATGGTCCGCACGTTTCGAACGAATGGAGCAGCGGATCGCCGATCAGGAGGACGCCGTCCGCCACGTCCTGACCATGTTGATCGAATGGTTCGAAGATGCCTCTCCGCGCGCGGCGGCGTGA
- a CDS encoding preprotein translocase subunit YajC: MSVKAWTLASVIGLAATIAVVPASAQQADQGQRSRNVRTAPYIEANQVLTAELSPGSDAVTYTQVAAGVDLSVQGRNNGGAASVRFEQTLGYDSRMTDSSTLSGVARGYASVVPRAVTVEAGALATRTRIDSNGGATIGSGRDRDNESRVYSAYAGPTVHTRVGDAEVNANYRIGYTRAEAPEGFATAPGAPSVDVFEDSVVQSAGVHAATRAGDGLPVGVGVGAGYYQEDISNLDQRVRDAHFRADVSVPLTPALAAVAGAGYENVKISSRDAVRTADGAPVIGADGRFVTDKSAPRQLAYETEGLIWDVGVMWRPSRRTRAEAHVGKRYDSTTYYGSFAWAPSSRSSVNIAVYDGITGFGGQLTNALVALPADFAANRNAITGDVTGCVASLQGSNCLTGVLGSIRSAVFRGRGINASYARQIGRMSAGVGMGYDRSKFIAAPGTVLGSANGVVDESYWAAAYLSGQIDARSSFNANAYANWLTSDFAGARDASVIGASAAYRRYLLDGLSANAAVGLDHLNGSIAGQDLTTASALLGLRYDFN, from the coding sequence ATGTCCGTGAAGGCATGGACCCTTGCCTCGGTCATTGGGCTGGCGGCCACAATTGCCGTGGTTCCGGCTTCCGCTCAGCAGGCGGACCAAGGCCAGCGCTCACGCAACGTGCGAACCGCCCCGTATATCGAGGCCAATCAGGTCCTGACCGCCGAACTGTCGCCGGGCAGCGACGCGGTGACTTATACGCAGGTGGCAGCCGGGGTCGATTTGAGCGTTCAGGGCCGCAACAACGGCGGCGCCGCCTCCGTTCGATTCGAACAGACGCTGGGCTACGACTCGCGGATGACCGACAGCTCGACGCTGTCCGGGGTGGCCCGCGGTTACGCCAGCGTGGTTCCTCGCGCTGTCACGGTCGAGGCCGGGGCGCTCGCCACGCGCACCCGCATCGACAGCAACGGCGGGGCCACGATCGGATCCGGACGGGATCGTGACAACGAAAGCCGCGTCTATTCAGCCTATGCCGGACCCACCGTTCACACCCGCGTCGGCGACGCGGAAGTGAACGCCAACTACAGGATCGGTTACACTCGGGCCGAAGCGCCCGAAGGGTTTGCGACCGCGCCGGGCGCGCCGTCAGTGGACGTGTTCGAAGACAGCGTGGTGCAAAGCGCTGGCGTGCACGCAGCAACGCGCGCGGGAGACGGACTGCCCGTCGGCGTCGGCGTCGGGGCCGGTTACTATCAAGAAGATATTTCGAACCTAGACCAGCGGGTGCGCGACGCACACTTCCGCGCCGACGTGAGCGTCCCATTGACCCCAGCGCTCGCCGCCGTGGCGGGGGCGGGGTACGAAAACGTGAAAATATCCAGCCGCGATGCCGTGCGGACCGCCGATGGCGCGCCGGTGATCGGAGCCGACGGCCGCTTTGTCACCGACAAGAGTGCTCCTCGCCAGCTTGCTTACGAAACCGAAGGGCTGATCTGGGATGTGGGCGTGATGTGGCGCCCCAGCCGCCGCACTCGGGCTGAGGCGCACGTCGGCAAGCGTTACGATTCAACGACCTATTATGGCAGCTTTGCGTGGGCGCCCAGCAGCCGCAGCTCGGTCAACATAGCGGTCTATGACGGCATCACCGGCTTTGGCGGGCAGTTGACCAACGCCCTGGTCGCGCTGCCGGCCGATTTCGCGGCGAACCGCAACGCAATTACCGGGGATGTAACCGGCTGCGTTGCCAGCTTGCAGGGCAGCAATTGTCTCACCGGTGTGCTCGGTTCGATCCGCTCGGCAGTGTTTCGTGGGCGGGGTATCAACGCAAGCTATGCGCGCCAAATCGGCCGCATGAGTGCCGGCGTCGGAATGGGTTACGATCGCAGCAAGTTCATCGCGGCCCCTGGCACGGTTCTCGGCAGTGCCAACGGCGTGGTGGACGAAAGTTACTGGGCAGCGGCCTACCTGTCGGGCCAGATCGACGCGCGCTCCAGCTTCAACGCCAATGCCTACGCGAACTGGCTGACCAGCGATTTTGCGGGAGCGCGGGATGCCAGCGTGATCGGCGCATCGGCCGCATACCGCCGGTATCTGCTAGACGGGCTCTCCGCCAATGCCGCGGTGGGACTGGACCACCTGAACGGATCGATTGCGGGTCAGGATCTGACTACTGCGTCGGCACTGCTCGGCCTGCGCTACGACTTCAATTGA
- a CDS encoding capsular biosynthesis protein gives MTEHAKSHLPPQGDDASEVSLFERASGAFALDPFRAAPMPSELAVPVTRRVQRTAAHAGSIPVAATPPEPGPQFEASASVVPEPAAPEAPSAVSLTGPRHPIDRERLRERGLIVPEDGATALLEEFRIIKRQVLASAHAAGDTAAQRVLICSPLQGDGKTFCATNLAIAMAGERGGEVVLIDADFAKPSILATLGLPSAPGLMDALADPSLRVEDLVLATDIDGLFVLPAGDMTATDSEWLASARTAEVLDRLTRGAPGRMLVFDSPPALAASPAADLAQHVGQAVLVARADKTGRSALEDAVHLLGACPDIKLLLNATHFSPSGRRFGTYYGHEG, from the coding sequence ATGACCGAACACGCAAAGAGCCACCTTCCGCCGCAGGGCGACGATGCAAGCGAGGTGTCGCTGTTCGAACGCGCGAGTGGCGCTTTTGCACTGGATCCGTTTCGGGCTGCGCCAATGCCGAGCGAGCTCGCGGTGCCAGTAACAAGGCGCGTGCAGCGCACCGCCGCGCATGCCGGGTCGATTCCGGTGGCGGCAACGCCGCCCGAGCCGGGGCCGCAGTTCGAAGCCTCTGCTTCGGTCGTGCCCGAACCCGCTGCACCGGAGGCTCCATCGGCGGTTTCGCTCACGGGTCCGCGTCATCCGATTGATCGCGAGCGTCTGCGAGAGCGGGGCCTAATCGTGCCTGAAGATGGCGCAACGGCGCTGCTGGAAGAGTTTCGCATCATCAAACGACAGGTGCTCGCATCGGCGCACGCTGCCGGGGATACCGCCGCCCAGCGGGTTCTGATCTGTTCGCCCCTTCAGGGCGACGGAAAGACGTTTTGTGCCACCAACCTTGCTATCGCGATGGCGGGGGAACGTGGCGGCGAAGTGGTGCTGATCGATGCCGATTTCGCCAAGCCTTCCATCCTCGCGACACTTGGGCTGCCGTCCGCGCCCGGTCTGATGGATGCGCTGGCAGACCCGTCGCTCCGCGTCGAAGATCTTGTTTTGGCAACGGACATCGATGGACTTTTCGTGCTGCCGGCGGGGGATATGACCGCCACAGATAGCGAATGGCTTGCCAGCGCCAGAACCGCGGAAGTGCTCGACCGGTTGACCCGGGGCGCGCCTGGTCGAATGCTGGTGTTCGACAGTCCGCCCGCGCTGGCCGCCTCTCCAGCCGCGGATCTGGCGCAGCACGTGGGCCAGGCGGTTCTCGTCGCCCGTGCTGACAAGACGGGTCGAAGTGCGCTTGAGGACGCGGTGCACCTGCTGGGCGCCTGCCCGGACATAAAGCTGCTGTTGAACGCAACGCATTTCAGCCCGAGCGGACGGCGCTTCGGCACTTATTATGGGCACGAGGGGTAA
- a CDS encoding XrtA system polysaccharide chain length determinant, with product MNEMFGELRAAAVSVWHRRWLVLGVAWGVCLLGWMAVAMIPNKYESTARIFVETDDVLSDQLKIANGGKGEIDRVRKTLAGGVNLEKVVRGTDLGADVATPREMEQTVADLAENVKVESQEDSLFTITALIGKPSLSDAQNAKLAQDVVQKLIDIFREENIAGNRGEVADTVVFLDQQLEQRKAELEAAEAKLSAFEAAHPDLVGGSSAISSRLAATRQEVRGVDADLAAAQSALAAINGQLAGTPRILAGPGGSDGSALGQTQAQLAAMQARGLTDSHPDVVALKRQITLLQRAGGGQASGMPNPAYSSLISIKAEREANVQALMARKAALQADVSGAMADQASEPSASAEANRISRDYDVLKKKYDELLQNREEMRLRGQVEDERSSFKFDVVDPPSTPRNPASPNRPLLLLGVLILGLGAGVGSALALGQLRSTFATTAGLERALDLPVIGAISENLTGGARALRASRMKLFYAATGSLGGVFLVLLTIEFVQRGMVA from the coding sequence ATGAACGAGATGTTCGGGGAACTGCGCGCGGCGGCGGTGTCGGTGTGGCACCGACGCTGGCTGGTGCTCGGGGTCGCGTGGGGCGTGTGCCTGCTGGGCTGGATGGCCGTCGCGATGATCCCCAACAAGTACGAATCGACAGCGCGGATCTTCGTCGAAACCGATGATGTCTTGTCCGATCAGCTGAAAATTGCGAACGGCGGCAAGGGCGAAATCGACCGTGTCCGCAAGACCCTAGCCGGCGGCGTGAACCTCGAGAAAGTCGTTCGCGGAACCGATCTGGGTGCCGACGTCGCCACTCCGCGGGAGATGGAGCAGACCGTCGCCGATCTCGCCGAAAACGTGAAGGTCGAGAGCCAGGAAGACAGCCTGTTCACGATCACGGCGCTGATCGGCAAGCCGAGCCTGTCGGACGCGCAGAACGCCAAGCTGGCGCAGGATGTCGTTCAGAAGCTGATCGATATCTTCCGCGAAGAGAACATCGCGGGCAACCGCGGCGAAGTCGCCGACACGGTTGTGTTCCTCGATCAGCAGCTAGAACAGCGCAAGGCCGAACTGGAAGCGGCCGAAGCCAAGCTTTCCGCATTTGAAGCCGCGCACCCCGATCTGGTGGGCGGCAGCAGCGCGATTTCCAGCCGTCTGGCCGCGACGCGCCAGGAAGTGCGCGGGGTCGATGCCGATCTTGCAGCGGCGCAAAGTGCGCTCGCCGCGATCAACGGGCAACTCGCCGGCACGCCGCGGATCTTAGCCGGACCGGGGGGCAGCGACGGTTCCGCGCTCGGCCAGACCCAGGCGCAACTCGCCGCGATGCAGGCGCGAGGGCTGACTGACAGTCACCCGGACGTGGTTGCGCTCAAGCGGCAGATCACGCTGCTCCAGCGGGCGGGCGGGGGACAGGCGAGCGGCATGCCCAATCCGGCGTACAGCTCCTTGATCTCGATCAAGGCGGAACGGGAAGCCAACGTCCAGGCGCTGATGGCACGCAAAGCGGCGCTTCAAGCGGACGTCAGCGGCGCGATGGCGGATCAGGCGAGCGAGCCATCCGCGTCGGCCGAAGCCAATCGCATCAGCCGCGATTACGACGTGCTCAAGAAGAAGTACGACGAGCTTCTCCAGAACCGCGAGGAAATGCGCCTCCGCGGGCAGGTGGAGGACGAACGGTCGAGCTTCAAGTTCGATGTGGTCGATCCGCCGTCGACGCCCCGCAACCCCGCATCGCCAAATCGGCCGTTGCTATTGCTTGGCGTGCTGATCCTGGGTCTCGGAGCTGGGGTGGGCTCGGCGCTTGCCTTGGGCCAGCTCCGCTCGACCTTCGCGACCACGGCCGGGTTGGAGCGCGCGCTCGACCTGCCGGTGATCGGCGCGATTTCAGAGAACCTGACGGGAGGCGCCAGGGCGCTGCGGGCCAGTCGGATGAAGCTGTTTTATGCCGCGACCGGCTCCTTGGGTGGAGTGTTCCTGGTGCTTCTGACGATCGAATTCGTCCAGCGGGGGATGGTGGCATGA
- a CDS encoding XrtA/PEP-CTERM system exopolysaccharide export protein: protein MRSFRPVQIIASMVAAASLALSGCASSGTDNQLPPAAFVSMQQGPGEDYVIGPLDELTIKVWRNPELSAEKIQVRPDGRITTPLVNDMPAVGKTPAMLSQDIKLQLSQYIEDPLVSVIVTDFAGTFSQQIRVIGATEKPASIPFRANMTVLDAMIAVGGLSEFAAGNRAKLIRFDKQVGRQREYALRLGDLLKKGESEANVMLQPGDVIIIPESMF, encoded by the coding sequence ATGCGCTCTTTCCGTCCCGTCCAAATCATTGCGAGCATGGTCGCGGCTGCCTCGCTCGCGTTGAGTGGCTGCGCAAGCAGCGGAACTGACAACCAGCTGCCGCCCGCGGCATTCGTCTCCATGCAACAGGGACCGGGCGAAGATTACGTGATCGGTCCGCTTGACGAGCTGACAATCAAGGTTTGGCGCAATCCGGAACTCAGCGCAGAGAAAATCCAGGTTCGTCCCGACGGGCGGATCACCACGCCGCTGGTCAACGATATGCCGGCGGTGGGGAAAACGCCGGCGATGCTGTCCCAGGACATCAAGCTTCAGCTCTCGCAATATATCGAAGACCCCCTGGTCAGCGTGATCGTGACCGATTTCGCTGGCACCTTCAGCCAGCAGATCCGGGTAATCGGCGCGACCGAAAAGCCGGCGAGCATTCCATTTCGTGCCAACATGACCGTGCTTGACGCGATGATCGCGGTCGGAGGGCTGAGCGAGTTCGCTGCCGGCAACCGCGCCAAGCTGATCAGGTTCGACAAGCAGGTTGGGCGGCAACGCGAATACGCCCTGCGCCTTGGCGATCTGCTGAAAAAGGGTGAGAGCGAGGCGAACGTCATGCTTCAGCCGGGTGACGTCATCATCATCCCCGAAAGCATGTTCTGA
- a CDS encoding pyridoxal-dependent decarboxylase, exosortase A system-associated, whose product MKPLGPVPAGYDTIGGELAIGGRTASALIAEAGGTPLFVYSRMHLDRRMIDLRAAMPERLAIHYAVKANPWQPVLQHMAGLVDGFDIASGGELALVMDAGIDPARVSFAGPGKRDIELEAAIRAGATLNCESENEVRRALNIGEQLGIKPRLAIRVNPDFELRGSGMKMGGGAKPFGVDAERVPALAKEIIAAGADWQGLHIFAGSQALDAEAIAEAQGNVLDLAAQLADDIGHGALPKLNMGGGLGIPYFAGDTPVDVRVVGDRLAERFDRLPLSLRETELCIELGRYLVGEAGVYLCTVVDRKDSQGETYVITDGGLHHQLAASGNFGTVVRRNYPVAIASRFGAAAEEVATVVGCLCTPLDRLADKALLPRADVGDVVAVFCAGAYGASASPAMFLGQGPAREILV is encoded by the coding sequence GTGAAGCCGCTCGGCCCCGTTCCGGCAGGCTACGACACCATAGGCGGCGAACTGGCTATCGGCGGCCGCACCGCGAGCGCGCTGATTGCAGAAGCGGGCGGTACGCCCCTTTTCGTGTATTCGCGAATGCACCTGGATCGCCGGATGATCGACCTGCGCGCGGCGATGCCCGAGCGGCTGGCGATTCACTATGCCGTCAAGGCGAACCCATGGCAGCCTGTGCTGCAGCACATGGCAGGGTTGGTCGATGGCTTCGACATCGCATCCGGCGGGGAACTCGCGCTGGTCATGGACGCAGGCATCGATCCGGCGCGAGTCAGCTTCGCCGGACCGGGGAAGCGTGACATCGAACTTGAGGCCGCCATCCGGGCGGGCGCGACCCTCAACTGTGAAAGCGAGAACGAAGTGCGGCGGGCGCTGAATATCGGCGAGCAACTCGGGATAAAGCCTCGGCTCGCAATCCGGGTCAATCCCGACTTCGAGCTGCGCGGGTCCGGGATGAAAATGGGCGGCGGAGCAAAGCCGTTCGGAGTCGACGCCGAGCGTGTTCCGGCGCTGGCGAAGGAAATCATCGCGGCGGGCGCGGATTGGCAGGGTCTGCACATTTTCGCAGGCAGCCAGGCACTTGATGCCGAAGCGATTGCCGAGGCCCAGGGCAACGTGCTGGACCTTGCCGCTCAGCTTGCTGACGACATCGGCCACGGAGCTTTGCCCAAGCTCAATATGGGCGGCGGGCTTGGCATCCCCTATTTTGCGGGTGACACGCCAGTGGACGTCAGAGTGGTCGGTGACCGCTTGGCGGAGCGCTTTGACAGGCTGCCATTATCTCTGCGCGAGACCGAACTCTGCATCGAGCTTGGCCGGTATCTGGTGGGGGAGGCGGGGGTTTACCTGTGTACCGTGGTTGATCGCAAGGACAGCCAGGGCGAAACCTACGTGATCACTGACGGTGGTCTGCATCATCAACTGGCGGCATCCGGCAATTTCGGCACCGTCGTCAGGCGCAACTATCCAGTCGCCATCGCCAGCCGTTTCGGCGCGGCAGCTGAGGAGGTGGCGACCGTGGTCGGCTGCCTGTGTACTCCGCTCGACCGGCTGGCCGACAAGGCGCTGCTTCCTCGCGCCGATGTCGGCGACGTGGTCGCCGTGTTCTGCGCGGGCGCTTATGGGGCGAGCGCTTCACCGGCGATGTTTCTTGGGCAAGGACCGGCGCGAGAAATACTCGTTTAA